Proteins co-encoded in one Dyella japonica A8 genomic window:
- a CDS encoding MDR family MFS transporter — MTSATPDTFLPPTEKEINQVFVGLVIVLALGAIDQSIVATALPRIVSDLGGMTHLSWVVTAYVLASTATMPLYGKLSDQYGRKPVIYFAIVTFLLGSVLSGAARNLMELIVFRAIQGAGAGGLLPLAQIIIGDMVPPTQRGKRQGVVAGIFALCSVVGPVVGGLITDMLSWHWIFYVNLPIGAVALVIIGRTLRQYTPLHARRIDYLGSVLMTVSTVAFLLVLTLGGGEWPWLSMPIAVLGAFALVTGALFVRHVKHEPEPVLPLALFHDRLFVIASIVMALTFMGLMGASLFFPLFFQLVMGVSPARSGLLTGPLMVGIALSALFNGRVLMRAGRYKPTVIIGLAMSTLAFGVLAWSAATAQSLVIIEPSIFVLGLGLGLVTPNVTIAVQSALAPVHRGVGTATLTFFRSLGALVGVAGSGAIFAWQLRTRGGTETPATTVMPEGGMTDASVLHHVTDAAVMLYRHAIASTFTIGACIVTCAFVLILLLPEIPFSDHHHASPAPAAD, encoded by the coding sequence ATGACTTCCGCGACCCCGGACACTTTTCTTCCGCCCACCGAAAAGGAGATCAACCAGGTTTTCGTCGGCCTGGTGATCGTGCTGGCGCTGGGCGCCATCGACCAGAGCATTGTTGCCACCGCCCTGCCGCGCATCGTGAGCGACCTGGGCGGCATGACCCATCTATCCTGGGTGGTGACGGCCTACGTGCTCGCCTCCACCGCCACCATGCCGCTGTACGGCAAGCTGAGCGACCAGTACGGCCGCAAGCCGGTGATCTACTTCGCCATCGTCACCTTCCTGCTGGGCTCGGTGCTGAGCGGCGCGGCGCGCAATCTCATGGAGCTGATCGTGTTCCGCGCCATCCAGGGCGCCGGCGCGGGCGGCCTGTTGCCGCTGGCGCAGATCATCATCGGCGACATGGTGCCGCCCACCCAGCGCGGCAAGCGGCAAGGCGTGGTCGCCGGCATCTTCGCGCTGTGCAGCGTGGTCGGTCCCGTGGTCGGCGGCCTGATCACCGACATGTTGTCGTGGCACTGGATCTTCTACGTCAACCTGCCCATCGGCGCCGTGGCGCTGGTCATCATCGGTCGCACGCTGCGGCAATACACGCCGCTGCATGCACGGCGCATCGATTACCTGGGCTCCGTGCTGATGACCGTCAGCACCGTCGCCTTCCTGCTGGTGCTGACGCTCGGTGGCGGCGAATGGCCGTGGCTATCCATGCCCATCGCCGTGCTTGGCGCCTTCGCGCTGGTCACCGGCGCGCTGTTCGTGCGGCACGTGAAGCATGAGCCCGAACCGGTGCTGCCGCTGGCGCTGTTCCACGACCGCCTGTTCGTGATCGCTAGCATCGTGATGGCACTGACCTTCATGGGCCTGATGGGCGCCAGCCTGTTCTTCCCGCTGTTCTTCCAGCTGGTGATGGGCGTCAGCCCCGCGCGCTCCGGCTTGCTGACCGGCCCCCTGATGGTAGGCATCGCGCTCTCCGCGCTGTTCAACGGACGCGTACTGATGCGCGCAGGGCGCTACAAGCCGACCGTGATCATCGGCCTGGCCATGTCCACGCTGGCCTTCGGCGTGCTCGCGTGGAGCGCGGCCACCGCGCAGAGCCTGGTCATCATCGAGCCCTCCATCTTCGTACTCGGCCTGGGGCTTGGCCTGGTGACGCCGAACGTGACCATCGCCGTGCAGAGCGCGCTCGCGCCCGTGCATCGCGGCGTGGGCACGGCCACGCTCACGTTCTTCCGTTCACTGGGGGCGCTGGTCGGCGTGGCCGGCTCCGGCGCCATCTTCGCCTGGCAGTTGCGCACCCGGGGTGGCACCGAAACCCCTGCCACCACGGTGATGCCCGAGGGCGGCATGACGGATGCGTCCGTGCTGCATCACGTCACGGATGCCGCGGTGATGCTTTATCGGCACGCCATCGCGTCGACGTTCACCATCGGCGCGTGCATCGTCACGTGCGCCTTCGTGCTGATCCTGCTCTTGCCGGAAATCCCGTTCAGCGATCACCATCACGCCTCACCCGCCCCTGCCGCCGACTGA